A window of Flavobacteriales bacterium contains these coding sequences:
- a CDS encoding ATP-binding protein, protein VDKLLSTIDSLAESLKSRKKEENLDEVKLSILLEDVITSLEIQLEKAEGEIVVKKPLDGIVIEGHPTFLTSILQNALDNAIKYRSKERRLEIEIEHEIRDEFVCLMIKDNGIGIDLEKNQERIWGKYNRFTSSAEGTGIGMYLIKGMIEQMGGMVEVRSEVDRFTEIRLYFKMADRKEMEVHE, encoded by the coding sequence CCGTGGATAAGCTATTGTCTACCATCGACAGTTTAGCGGAAAGTCTGAAGAGCAGGAAGAAAGAAGAGAACCTGGACGAAGTCAAACTCTCTATACTCCTTGAAGATGTCATCACCAGCTTGGAGATACAGTTGGAAAAGGCAGAAGGCGAGATAGTGGTCAAAAAGCCATTGGATGGTATAGTCATCGAAGGACATCCCACCTTTCTTACCAGCATCTTGCAGAACGCATTGGATAATGCGATCAAGTATCGATCGAAAGAGAGAAGATTGGAGATAGAGATAGAACATGAGATCCGAGATGAGTTCGTATGTCTCATGATCAAAGACAACGGGATTGGGATCGACCTGGAAAAGAATCAAGAACGGATATGGGGTAAGTACAATCGATTCACTTCATCTGCTGAAGGCACAGGAATCGGTATGTATCTGATCAAAGGAATGATCGAGCAGATGGGGGGCATGGTAGAGGTACGAAGCGAGGTGGATCGATTCACAGAGATCAGATTGTATTTCAAAATGGCAGATAGAAAGGAGATGGAAGTTCATGAATGA